In one Diprion similis isolate iyDipSimi1 chromosome 6, iyDipSimi1.1, whole genome shotgun sequence genomic region, the following are encoded:
- the LOC124407598 gene encoding inactive pancreatic lipase-related protein 1, which translates to MANSVVRVFITAALVSGVLFVGGVRAQSKTWEDLFNNTSCLKGPLVCPNPRIEFYLYTRETQKDPFLINVLDPHSLDRSKFNNLHPTKVIIHGFGGGRNLAPSTDLRKAYFTRGNYNVIIVDYGSLVREPCLAQVRWGPNFCSQCIAQLVRYLKNHPRGTPVESIHVLGYSVGAHIAGLMANHLPGDKLGRITGLDPTIIFYMGGGNKSLDLDDTDAHFVDVIHTGAGILGQWGPTGHADFYVNGGSSQPGCLGSSILQTLSCDHTKVTPYYIESITTEVGFWAAPCANLLSYLIGWCNPAENEYVLMGEDTPPTARGIYYLSTNGKKPYARGLPEKIRATKSRKRSFYRQY; encoded by the exons ATGGCGAACAGTGTCGTGAGAGTGTTTATTACTGCTGCCCTCGTCTCTGGGGTTCTGTTTGTCG GTGGTGTAAGGGCGCAGTCGAAAACATGGGAGGATCTCTTCAATAACACTTCATGCCTCAAGGGGCCACTCGTGTGTCCAAACCCACGTATTGAATTTTACCTATACACAAG GGAAACGCAAAAGGATCCATTCCTTATCAACGTTTTGGATCCTCATTCATTGGATAGATCGAAATTCAACAATCTGCATCCAACAAAAGTTATCATCCATGGATTTGGAGGCGGGAGAAATCTGGCGCCTAGTACCGACCTCCGAAAGG CATACTTCACAAGGGGGAACTACAACGTGATAATCGTCGATTATGGCTCCCTTGTTCGCGAGCCGTGTCTCGCCCAGGTTCGTTGGGGGCCAAATTTCTGCTCCCAATGCATCGCCCAGCTCGTCCGGTACCTGAAAAATCATCCCCGAGGAACCCCGGTCGAGTCCATACACGTATTGGGGTACAGCGTCGGTGCCCACATCGCTGGACTGATGGCGAATCACCTTCCCGGTGATAAGCTCGGCCGGATAACAG GACTGGATCCGACGATAATATTCTACATGGGTGGAGGCAACAAATCGTTGGACCTGGACGACACTGACGCTCACTTCGTGGACGTGATCCATACTGGGGCTGGTATACTTGGTCAATGGGGTCCGACTGGCCACGCCGACTTCTACGTTAACGGAGGATCGAGTCAACCCGGATGCCTCGGCTCGTCCATACTTC AAACCTTGTCCTGCGACCATACAAAGGTAACACCGTACTACATCGAGTCAATAACAACGGAAGTTGGCTTTTGGGCGGCACCCTGTGCGAATTTGTTATCTTACTTAATCGGGTGGTGCAACCCAGCAGAGAACGAATACGTCTTGATGGGCGAAGACACGCCGCCCAC CGCACGAGGCATCTACTATCTGTCAACAAACGGCAAGAAACCTTACGCCCGAGGACTTCCGGAAAAAATTCGAGCTACAAAAAGTCGGAAGCGATCATTTTACCGCCAGTATTAA
- the LOC124407593 gene encoding synaptotagmin 1 isoform X2 — MPAIKRDVDVMENVETKVESITPTLSSFVSSTSSTVRTLSIATEEVKVETKNDATTQASKGILDLKELGKEMSNETGVPEWGLAAIFIAIGVVILGICFCCIRRCCRKRRSKDGKKGLKGAVDLKSVQLLGSTYKDKPDMEELTDNAEEPDEAESKHSEVKLGKLQYKLEYDFNSNSLAVTVIQAEELPALDMGGTSDPYVKVYLLPDKKKKFETKVHRKTLNPVFNETFTFKSVPYADAMNKTLVFAIFDFDRFSKHDQIGEVKVPLCQVDLAQTIEEWRELQSVEGEGGQDNKLGDICFSLRYVPTAGKLTVVILEAKNLKKMDVGGLSDPYVKIALMQNGKRLKKKKTSIKKCTLNPYYNESFTFEVPFEQIQKVQLVVTVVDYDRIGTSEPIGKVVLGYNASGTELRHWSDMLASPRRPIAQWHTLKDPEDGDKKD, encoded by the exons ATGCCGGCGATAAAGAGGGACGTTGATGTTATGGAGAACGTCGAGACGAAGGTCGAATCGATTACGCCAACGCTTTCCTCCTTCGTTAGCTCGACGAGCTCGACGGTCAGAACGTTATCGATTGCTACGGAAGAGGTTAAAGTCG aaacaaaaaatgacgCCACCACGCAGGCATCCAAGGGCATCCTGGACCTCAAGGAGCTGGGCAAGGAAATGTCGAATGAAACCGGCGTGCCTGAATGGGGATTGGCTGCCATTTTCATAG CCATCGGGGTCGTGATCTTAGGAATTTGCTTCTGCTGCATAAGAAGATGCTGTCGCAAACGGCGTTCAAAGGACGGGAAGAAGGGCTTGAAGGGGGCGGTGGACCTCAAGTCTGTTCAGCTTCTCGGCAGCACGTATAAAGACAAG CCCGACATGGAAGAGCTCACGGATAATGCCGAGGAACCTGATGAAGCCGAGAGTAAACATAGCGAGGTCAAGCTTGGAAAGCTCCAGTACAAG ctGGAGTACGACTTTAACTCGAACAGCTTGGCAGTGACGGTTATCCAAGCCGAGGAGTTGCCAGCGTTAGACATGGGCGGGACGTCGGATCCTTACGTGAAAGTTTACCTTTTACcggataagaagaagaaattcgaGACTAAAGTGCACAGAAAAACGCTCAACCCCGTCTTCAACGAAACCTTCACGTTTAAG agtGTTCCATACGCCGACGCGATGAACAAGACCCTCGTGTTCGCgatcttcgatttcgacagGTTTTCGAAACACGATCAGATCGGCGAAGTCAAAGTTCCACTGTGCCAGGTCGACTTGGCTCAGACTATCGAAGAATGGCGCGAACTTCAGAGCGTCGAGGGTGAAGGTGGCCAG GACAACAAGCTGGGTGACATCTGCTTCTCTCTCCGATACGTCCCGACGGCCGGTAAATTGACTGTTGTTATACTCGAGGCGAAGAATCTGAAGAAGATGGACGTCGGCGGGCTTTCCGATCCGTACGTGAAAATCGCTCTGATGCAAAACGGCAAGaggttgaagaagaagaagacgtcGATCAAGAAGTGCACTCTGAATCCTTACTACAACGAGTCCTTCACGTTTGAGGTGCCCTTCGAGCAGATTCAG AAAGTACAACTGGTAGTGACGGTAGTGGACTACGATCGCATCGGCACTTCGGAACCAATTGGCAAAGTTGTTCTTGGATATAACGCGAGCGGAACCGAATTGAGACATTGGTCAGACATGTTGGCATCTCCCAGGCGTCCGATAGCGCAGTGGCACACATTGAAAGACCCGGAAGATGGAGATAAGAAGGACTAA
- the LOC124407593 gene encoding synaptotagmin 1 isoform X1 codes for MPAIKRDVDVMENVETKVESITPTLSSFVSSTSSTVRTLSIATEEVKVETKNDATTQASKGILDLKELGKEMSNETGVPEWGLAAIFIAIGVVILGICFCCIRRCCRKRRSKDGKKGLKGAVDLKSVQLLGSTYKDKVQPDMEELTDNAEEPDEAESKHSEVKLGKLQYKLEYDFNSNSLAVTVIQAEELPALDMGGTSDPYVKVYLLPDKKKKFETKVHRKTLNPVFNETFTFKSVPYADAMNKTLVFAIFDFDRFSKHDQIGEVKVPLCQVDLAQTIEEWRELQSVEGEGGQDNKLGDICFSLRYVPTAGKLTVVILEAKNLKKMDVGGLSDPYVKIALMQNGKRLKKKKTSIKKCTLNPYYNESFTFEVPFEQIQKVQLVVTVVDYDRIGTSEPIGKVVLGYNASGTELRHWSDMLASPRRPIAQWHTLKDPEDGDKKD; via the exons ATGCCGGCGATAAAGAGGGACGTTGATGTTATGGAGAACGTCGAGACGAAGGTCGAATCGATTACGCCAACGCTTTCCTCCTTCGTTAGCTCGACGAGCTCGACGGTCAGAACGTTATCGATTGCTACGGAAGAGGTTAAAGTCG aaacaaaaaatgacgCCACCACGCAGGCATCCAAGGGCATCCTGGACCTCAAGGAGCTGGGCAAGGAAATGTCGAATGAAACCGGCGTGCCTGAATGGGGATTGGCTGCCATTTTCATAG CCATCGGGGTCGTGATCTTAGGAATTTGCTTCTGCTGCATAAGAAGATGCTGTCGCAAACGGCGTTCAAAGGACGGGAAGAAGGGCTTGAAGGGGGCGGTGGACCTCAAGTCTGTTCAGCTTCTCGGCAGCACGTATAAAGACAAG GTCCAGCCCGACATGGAAGAGCTCACGGATAATGCCGAGGAACCTGATGAAGCCGAGAGTAAACATAGCGAGGTCAAGCTTGGAAAGCTCCAGTACAAG ctGGAGTACGACTTTAACTCGAACAGCTTGGCAGTGACGGTTATCCAAGCCGAGGAGTTGCCAGCGTTAGACATGGGCGGGACGTCGGATCCTTACGTGAAAGTTTACCTTTTACcggataagaagaagaaattcgaGACTAAAGTGCACAGAAAAACGCTCAACCCCGTCTTCAACGAAACCTTCACGTTTAAG agtGTTCCATACGCCGACGCGATGAACAAGACCCTCGTGTTCGCgatcttcgatttcgacagGTTTTCGAAACACGATCAGATCGGCGAAGTCAAAGTTCCACTGTGCCAGGTCGACTTGGCTCAGACTATCGAAGAATGGCGCGAACTTCAGAGCGTCGAGGGTGAAGGTGGCCAG GACAACAAGCTGGGTGACATCTGCTTCTCTCTCCGATACGTCCCGACGGCCGGTAAATTGACTGTTGTTATACTCGAGGCGAAGAATCTGAAGAAGATGGACGTCGGCGGGCTTTCCGATCCGTACGTGAAAATCGCTCTGATGCAAAACGGCAAGaggttgaagaagaagaagacgtcGATCAAGAAGTGCACTCTGAATCCTTACTACAACGAGTCCTTCACGTTTGAGGTGCCCTTCGAGCAGATTCAG AAAGTACAACTGGTAGTGACGGTAGTGGACTACGATCGCATCGGCACTTCGGAACCAATTGGCAAAGTTGTTCTTGGATATAACGCGAGCGGAACCGAATTGAGACATTGGTCAGACATGTTGGCATCTCCCAGGCGTCCGATAGCGCAGTGGCACACATTGAAAGACCCGGAAGATGGAGATAAGAAGGACTAA